In the Opitutaceae bacterium genome, one interval contains:
- a CDS encoding phytanoyl-CoA dioxygenase family protein, which yields MNLRTEYENNGYVSVPGIFTREEAQAIKADAIRILTRDGKLGTPSGVNVWMLDQIDPSLLQPVINPRLVGILRELIGDSPEFLSAKTVFKSGTKRFPSPWHQDWFYWKGSAKISAWIALDDATEANGCLRLIPGTHRKVFTMAQVKNETGFERQIPADELEGLETVTVPAAAGDVVFFHDLAVHASHPNTSGEDRWSLISTYRDRSEPDESTAWATSLPL from the coding sequence ATGAACCTACGCACCGAATACGAGAACAACGGATATGTGTCCGTCCCGGGTATCTTCACCCGTGAAGAAGCCCAGGCGATCAAGGCGGATGCGATCCGCATTCTGACCCGGGATGGCAAGCTCGGAACGCCCTCCGGCGTCAACGTCTGGATGCTCGATCAGATCGATCCATCCCTGCTCCAGCCGGTCATCAACCCCCGGCTTGTCGGGATCCTGCGCGAACTGATCGGAGACAGTCCGGAGTTTCTCAGCGCAAAGACGGTCTTCAAGAGCGGCACCAAGCGTTTCCCCTCTCCCTGGCACCAGGATTGGTTCTACTGGAAGGGTTCGGCCAAGATCTCCGCCTGGATCGCGCTCGACGACGCCACGGAGGCCAACGGTTGCCTGCGGCTGATTCCCGGCACGCATCGCAAGGTGTTCACCATGGCCCAGGTAAAGAACGAGACTGGATTCGAACGGCAGATTCCGGCGGACGAACTCGAGGGTCTGGAAACGGTCACCGTTCCGGCTGCTGCCGGAGATGTGGTTTTCTTCCACGATCTTGCGGTGCACGCGTCTCATCCCAACACCAGCGGCGAAGACCGCTGGTCCCTCATTTCAACCTATCGGGATCGATCGGAACCCGACGAATCCACCGCCTGGGCAACCAGCCTGCCTCTGTAG